In the genome of Paenibacillus sp. GP183, the window TCGGGCACACCCGTCATCGGTGCCAGAGCCGGCGGAGTTCAGGAGATCATACAGAACGGCAAAACAGGACTGCTGTGTCCTCCCCGCGACCCGGATGCTTTCATTCGTGCCATTGTCAACATGCTGGAACGGCCTGAGAGGTTAACCGATTTCGGTCATGAAGGCAGGGCGTATGCTTCAACGCAATCTTGGGAAACCATTTTTGACGATCTCCTGCTCAAATACGAACGGATTCTGAGTTCTACAGCCTCAAGACGAAACACATTTTCCGCTTAATATTGAGGAGGATAAAACGATGAGAGTTGCAGTTATTGGAACAGGTTATGTCGGTTTAGTCACTGGAGCTGGATTGGCTCAATTAGGCCATTCTGTCATTTGTGCAGATATCTCTGCTGAGAAAATTGCTACTCTTACATCAGGAGGACTGCCGATTTGGGAGCTAGGTCTGTATGAACTCCTGCAAGAAGTGAAAGACCTTGATCAAATACGCTTTACTACCGATGTAGGATCTGCCATTCGTGAATCCGATATATTGATCATTTCCGTTGGTACTCCGTTTGGTCCTAAAGGCGAGGCCGATTTAACGCAATTCTGGTCTGTCATTAACCAAACTGCACTTCACATTCACAGCACCGAAGAGAAATTTATTGTGATCAAAAGTACTGTCCCTGTTGGCACAAGCGATCAGGTGGAACAGCAGATGCGCTCCCTTATTCCAGCCAATCCGAACATTAATATTATCCATAACCCCGAGTTTCTCCGGCAGGGTAACGCTATTCATGATTTTTTCCACCCTGACCGCATTGTGGCGGGATGCAATACCGAAAAAGCCCGAAATGTGATAACTGAACTGTACGAAGGTCTGTCCGCACCCATCCTGTTCAGCGACCGCCGCAGCTCGGAAATGATCAAATACGCATCCAATGCCTTCCTGGCCATGAAAATATCTTATATCAACATGATCGCTGATTTTTGCGAAGAAACGGACGCCCATGTCGATGTTGTCGCCAAGGGGATGGGGATGGATCGGAGGATCGGAGATTCTTTTCTTCAAGCCGGAATTGGATACGGCGGGTCTTGTTTCCCAAAGGATATAAAGGCGTTTCAAGATCTGGGGAACCGTCTGGGAGTCTCGATGCCGCTTCTGGATTCTACGGAAGCCATTAATCAAAACCGACCGCGCACTCTTCTATATAAATTGAGGCAAGTCTTGGGATCGCTGCGAGGAACCCGCATCGCGCTGCTCGGTCTTTGCTTTAAACCAATGACCGATGACATTCGGGAAGCGCCTTCGCTGACCATTAGCCGCATGTGTATGGAACACGGAGCAACCGTGCATGGCTACGACCCTCTTCTTAAACAATACCCTCTGCCTGGTGTAATCTTGCACCGTGATTTGTACGATGCGATAGATTCCTGCGATGCAATGATCATTTTGACGGAGTGGGAACAATTTCGCAATCTGGATTGGAGTAAGGTCAGTCGTAAGCTGCGCGGTCGATTGATTATCGACGGAAGAAACATGTTCGCATGGGAAGACATGCAGCTGACTTCCCAAGTGTATGATTTAACATACCTGTCCATTGGAAGACCTCCTATCTATGCAAAAACCGCATCACCTTCCGCATCGGCTCTATAATTGTAAAGAAAATGGAGTGCTGGTTGAGATCAGCACTCCATTTTTGCACCACAACAAAAAAACCATCCGCCGCGTGCGGATGGTGATTGACCTTCTCTTATCATTCACAAATATATTGAGATTAAATTTATATTAGTTCGCTTTCACCTTACCGACGATGGTCGATGTACCATATACCGCAATAGTGGAGGCAGCAGATTTACGCTGATTCATCTTGCTTTGGGAAGCTTGTCCTTTCTGTTGAACAGCGCCCACTTTTTTGGATGATTTCGTTCCGAACATATCCATCCCCTCCTTCTACTCATATTTTACTACAATTTCCACAAGCTTGTCCACATGGCCAAGCATCGTTGCCAGATAAGTACTTTGCTCAAACTCTGACCAATTTTCTTCAATTTTCACTCCCGATTTGGTGATAGCCACAAACAGCCCAAGTCGAAGCTTTCCAATGTTGCGGATCAGGATGACTGTTTCCGCATCCCCTCTGGGTCGCTGACGTTTGAATTCGATCCACTTGGTATGAGTGGTCAGCTTCTCCTCCAGCATGAATTTGGCTGCATCTTCATCCCAGCTTTTCTGCTGTGCGCTAAGACCAACCGTTTTACCAAACCCGAAATTGGTAAAAATCACACCCTTTTCGTCGTTTGGATCCGGACGGATGGCGATGGCTCGGAAATCCCCTGCGTTTAGTCCGTAAATCTCCCGCATCCGGTCGATAATCCGTTCGTATAATTGCTTTACGACAAGTCTCGTATCGGCCTCTTCCGTCTTTTCTTCCTCCAACGCTTGAATCGTGGCAGCCATTTCTTGATGAAAAAGTACCCTTGGCGGCATGACATACTCTTCTTGGACAAACCACTTGTACCGGAACCATCGAATCAGCGCAAAGATCAGATAAAACATCGAAACGTACGTCCAGAACCAGAAACTGAACAGAAACCATTTAGGCCAGTCTTTTGTCGGTGCTAAACCGACGACCCATTTGAATGGCTCGCTCAAATAAGGATTCAAGTCTGGCAACGCTTTGAAGAAAATCGTTTTCAATTGCCCAATTGCCCAAAGCCCCCAGACGTACGTCCATGTGTTTTTTGGCGCCTCTTTAGAAAGGCGTACCATCCGTTCCTTCGTAGTAATTGGTCATCCCCTTCTTTCCCTATGGGTAAAACATACCACTAAATTTACCATTTCTTCAAGCGTATAAATAAAAAAACGCCCTCTTGGGCGCTCATATCTTTTGCTTGCCGGTTAAAGTGGTCGTTCCCAAAACCGCTTTTTGAATCGGTTTGTCTAGCCGAATTTTAGATTCCTCATATCTTGTGCCATCCGGCAAGGACCTATCTCTTTGAGTCACCTCCAGTCGGCCAACTGCTTCTTTCTTTTTTCCGGACATCACAATACCACCTCCTCACATTCTATTCTGCGATAAAAGGGTTCAGTCTTAACCAACACCCAAAATTTTCTAAAATAACGCCAAGTGTAATGCTGATTGAATTCAGCACTCCACTTTTCTAATTTAAGCATGAAAAAACCCCCCGATGATGGGAGGTGAGTAGTCAATAACTTAAATGTTGCGAATTCGCTCTCAAAGAACGAAAATGAGCAGACCTATAGCAGGTGTCGGTAACAGCAGATTAGGCGGGTATCTTGAGATGCTTAAGGATGTCGAATAACGGTTTCTTCTCAAGAGCTTGCTGATACACGTAAACGATGATTTGCCCAAAATACGCCTGCCGAATTCGGTACACCACATCTCCAAGCGTGAGATGAATGTCGTTCTTCATCCAGTCCTGTCGCTGTGATTCTAAAAAGTTCTGCGTAAGAAACTGGATCGCCCAAAATCGCTGAATGCCTTCAAATGAGAGCAACTGATATTGGTCAAAACCTAGCAGTTCTTTGAAATAGCGATAGCCGGTTTCGATATTCCAGCGCACGTGATAATAGCGCTGGATCGTAACGAGATCCAGGCTCAAGTCCGTGCACAGAAGACAAACCTGAGGTTTGCTCGAATCGGCGTATTCATCTTTCCAAGATAGCAAAGCTTTGACATTTTCCATTTCGCTTAACGGACCTTCATATTCATAAATCCAGTACGTTCCCTGACTTTCCACCGTAACGGAGCGGAGGTCAGACTTGCGAAGGTACTGGACAGCGAAATCAGCCATAGAAATCGTTACGCCGCTGACGCAGATAAGCCGGTTCGTCTTTACAGCGGCGATGACATGAAATCCCTTGCGATTGCAGGCATTAATAACCTTTTCACTGGTATACCAGCTGTCCATGAGAACGTAAACCTGCTCATCCTGTGTAGCTGGGAATGCTTCGATCATTTCAAGGGCAAGATCGTTCTTACTTTTGAATGACAGGCGATGTTCATCGCAATACTCTTCACGGTAATAAGGACGGAAATCCCAGGCATAGGAATGGCCCTCGCTTACCACGTGAGAAGTGACAACGCAATGACACCAGACTGACTTTCCAGATTCGTGTGAGTATTGAAAGCTAAGAGCCTCCATTTTCTTCGTCGAGGTTTCCTTCTTACAGCAAGTGTCATCCACGATGAAAAATACAAGACGCCTTAAATCACCATTCTTCATACGCTTTGTCTGGATTTTCTCCATAATAAATTGCATTCGTCTGCGCTGCATACGATTGACGCACCAAGGCGCATGATTCAGAAAATTGGTGATGCTGCTCAGATGACAATCTTGTCTGGCAGCGTTTCGAATTTGCGTAATATTTTTACGTCCGGCACAAAGAATGATACCATGAACGAGCGTAAACAAGTGATTCCGTTGGGGTTTAGAAAACTCCAATTTGAGAGCTAAAATGAACTTGACGATAGGCAAGTAGAGGGATACCATGTTAGTGGGACATCTC includes:
- a CDS encoding UDP-glucose/GDP-mannose dehydrogenase family protein, translated to MRVAVIGTGYVGLVTGAGLAQLGHSVICADISAEKIATLTSGGLPIWELGLYELLQEVKDLDQIRFTTDVGSAIRESDILIISVGTPFGPKGEADLTQFWSVINQTALHIHSTEEKFIVIKSTVPVGTSDQVEQQMRSLIPANPNINIIHNPEFLRQGNAIHDFFHPDRIVAGCNTEKARNVITELYEGLSAPILFSDRRSSEMIKYASNAFLAMKISYINMIADFCEETDAHVDVVAKGMGMDRRIGDSFLQAGIGYGGSCFPKDIKAFQDLGNRLGVSMPLLDSTEAINQNRPRTLLYKLRQVLGSLRGTRIALLGLCFKPMTDDIREAPSLTISRMCMEHGATVHGYDPLLKQYPLPGVILHRDLYDAIDSCDAMIILTEWEQFRNLDWSKVSRKLRGRLIIDGRNMFAWEDMQLTSQVYDLTYLSIGRPPIYAKTASPSASAL
- a CDS encoding IS701 family transposase translates to MVSLYLPIVKFILALKLEFSKPQRNHLFTLVHGIILCAGRKNITQIRNAARQDCHLSSITNFLNHAPWCVNRMQRRRMQFIMEKIQTKRMKNGDLRRLVFFIVDDTCCKKETSTKKMEALSFQYSHESGKSVWCHCVVTSHVVSEGHSYAWDFRPYYREEYCDEHRLSFKSKNDLALEMIEAFPATQDEQVYVLMDSWYTSEKVINACNRKGFHVIAAVKTNRLICVSGVTISMADFAVQYLRKSDLRSVTVESQGTYWIYEYEGPLSEMENVKALLSWKDEYADSSKPQVCLLCTDLSLDLVTIQRYYHVRWNIETGYRYFKELLGFDQYQLLSFEGIQRFWAIQFLTQNFLESQRQDWMKNDIHLTLGDVVYRIRQAYFGQIIVYVYQQALEKKPLFDILKHLKIPA